One Parageobacillus sp. KH3-4 genomic region harbors:
- the hypF gene encoding carbamoyltransferase HypF — MKIAQRIRIYGVVQGVGFRPFVFRTAKRWGLSGWVRNGESGVEIHVEGDAGSIQQFVREITERPPASAKIIHLEIKDAAIQGAADFEISASMRHDRPTVHIPADLAVCSACLSELFDPVNRRYLYPYINCTDCGPRYTVIERLPYDRPYTTMRAWPMCPACSAEYHDPADRRFHAQPTACPECGPHYYVRWQEGGMYRDEKAIEKTAELLRTGHIVAIKGLGGYHLACDAENEEAVWELRRRKRRGEKPFALMVKDIETAKTLIDISAEEEGLLTSSACPIVLARARRLLPGVAPDNSDLGVMLPYTPLHHLLFHFGAPHVLVMTSANRSSEPIIYEDDKAIKALEGIADAWLIGERPIARRVDDSVVRVSPFGPTVLRRARGYAPLPAAQLPGDRPILAVGSDLKNTVTLVVNGQAIISQHLGDLMKYEAYMSFAQTVYDLLSMYDVPLGETIVAYDLHPDYRSTAFAQGLEAYQHIGIQHHRAHVASVLAERNALDKRVIGVAFDGTGFGDDGAIWGGELFVGSARKGLERRGHLRYAMLPGGDAAARMPIQALAGFFVNEPELAINIGKRLSLPERFFTAVKMVEKQLRTFPTTSVGRLFDAAAALLGFTGSISFEGQAAIWLEHLARTAPLEKVYPFPWDGKELDYLPLLKEMIEDRLNGKDVAVIARAFHRSVAEGVFRSVRSLGAAYGIDTVVLSGGVFQNSLLLADLKELFLESDMHVWVSEGVPPNDGGISLGQAALVAVTNSMH, encoded by the coding sequence ATGAAAATAGCGCAGCGTATTCGCATTTATGGTGTTGTGCAGGGGGTTGGTTTTCGTCCTTTTGTCTTTCGTACAGCAAAGCGGTGGGGACTCAGCGGATGGGTGCGCAATGGAGAAAGCGGTGTGGAGATTCATGTGGAGGGGGATGCCGGCTCCATTCAACAATTTGTTCGAGAAATTACGGAGCGTCCTCCTGCTTCAGCCAAAATAATCCATTTGGAAATCAAAGATGCGGCTATACAAGGAGCAGCTGATTTTGAAATTTCGGCAAGCATGCGCCATGATCGGCCGACGGTGCATATTCCTGCTGATCTTGCGGTCTGTTCGGCATGTTTGTCCGAACTGTTCGATCCGGTTAACCGCCGCTATCTTTATCCGTACATCAATTGCACAGATTGCGGCCCTCGCTATACTGTCATTGAACGTCTTCCGTATGACCGTCCTTATACGACGATGCGCGCGTGGCCTATGTGTCCGGCTTGTTCGGCGGAATATCATGACCCGGCGGACCGCCGGTTTCATGCGCAGCCGACTGCTTGCCCCGAATGCGGTCCTCATTATTATGTGCGGTGGCAGGAGGGGGGAATGTATCGTGATGAAAAAGCGATTGAAAAAACGGCAGAGCTCCTTCGTACCGGGCACATTGTAGCGATCAAAGGGCTTGGCGGCTATCATTTGGCGTGCGATGCTGAAAACGAAGAAGCGGTATGGGAGCTTAGAAGGCGGAAACGCCGCGGCGAAAAACCGTTTGCTTTGATGGTGAAAGATATCGAGACGGCAAAAACCCTTATCGATATATCAGCGGAAGAAGAGGGGCTCCTTACATCTTCCGCCTGTCCAATCGTGTTGGCGAGGGCGCGCCGATTGCTGCCGGGAGTAGCTCCCGATAATTCCGATTTAGGGGTAATGCTTCCATACACTCCTCTCCATCATTTGCTGTTTCACTTCGGTGCGCCGCATGTACTTGTGATGACGAGTGCTAACCGTTCCAGTGAACCCATCATCTATGAAGATGACAAAGCGATCAAGGCGCTTGAAGGCATTGCGGACGCGTGGCTTATTGGAGAGCGGCCTATTGCCCGCCGCGTCGATGATTCCGTTGTTCGCGTCAGCCCATTTGGCCCTACCGTACTTCGGCGGGCGAGGGGGTATGCGCCGCTTCCTGCTGCCCAACTGCCCGGCGATCGGCCGATTCTTGCTGTCGGATCCGACTTAAAAAATACTGTCACATTAGTGGTGAATGGACAGGCGATCATTAGCCAGCATTTAGGAGATTTGATGAAATACGAAGCATATATGTCATTTGCGCAAACGGTCTACGATCTTTTGTCGATGTATGATGTTCCATTGGGGGAAACGATCGTAGCGTACGATCTTCATCCTGATTATCGTTCTACCGCCTTTGCTCAGGGGCTAGAAGCTTATCAACATATCGGCATTCAGCACCACCGAGCTCATGTGGCGTCCGTGCTGGCGGAGCGAAATGCATTGGACAAACGGGTGATCGGAGTAGCCTTTGACGGGACAGGTTTTGGCGACGATGGAGCGATCTGGGGTGGCGAATTGTTTGTCGGAAGCGCCAGAAAAGGATTAGAACGGCGGGGCCATCTTCGTTATGCCATGCTTCCCGGCGGCGACGCGGCAGCACGCATGCCGATTCAAGCGTTGGCTGGTTTCTTTGTGAATGAGCCGGAGTTGGCCATCAACATCGGAAAGCGGCTTTCGCTTCCTGAGCGTTTTTTCACGGCGGTAAAGATGGTAGAAAAACAATTGCGCACCTTTCCTACGACATCTGTCGGGCGTTTGTTTGATGCAGCAGCTGCCCTTTTAGGATTCACCGGCTCAATCTCGTTTGAAGGTCAGGCAGCCATTTGGCTGGAGCATTTAGCACGTACAGCTCCGTTAGAGAAGGTATACCCTTTTCCATGGGATGGAAAAGAGCTTGATTATCTCCCTCTTTTGAAAGAAATGATCGAGGATCGTTTGAACGGCAAAGATGTGGCGGTTATTGCACGCGCGTTTCATCGAAGCGTCGCCGAGGGAGTATTTAGAAGTGTTCGTTCTTTAGGAGCGGCCTATGGGATTGACACGGTTGTGTTATCCGGAGGGGTATTTCAAAATTCGCTTTTGTTAGCTGATTTGAAGGAGTTGTTTCTGGAAAGCGATATGCACGTATGGGTCAGCGAAGGAGTGCCGCCTAACGACGGCGGCATTAGTCTTGGGCAGGCGGCGCTCGTGGCGGTGACGAATTCTATGCACTAG
- a CDS encoding sulfite exporter TauE/SafE family protein has protein sequence MDWLVLLGVALFLGVRHSLDPDHVVAVSTLVSEERRLWPAAQLGFIWGIGHLIPIAFVGLPLLILHLEIPPFFESLVDAGVGILLILLGVTTLWKVIKERVHYDVHSHDETIHAHFHRPGHRHPTVKLERRQWITFGFGLVHGLAGSGAVAVLAMQASPSLEMAIFWLLIFGLGTVFGMFAMTLCIAAPALTMVAKRNTIRFRIRAAAGVISLLFGSYMIWEIFPEFLK, from the coding sequence ATGGATTGGCTTGTCCTGCTTGGAGTTGCTCTTTTTCTTGGGGTCCGTCATTCATTAGACCCCGATCATGTCGTAGCTGTTTCGACTCTCGTCTCCGAAGAACGGAGACTTTGGCCTGCCGCCCAGCTTGGTTTTATTTGGGGGATAGGACACTTAATTCCGATCGCTTTTGTCGGGCTTCCGCTATTAATCTTACATTTAGAAATCCCTCCGTTTTTTGAGAGCCTTGTTGATGCGGGGGTAGGGATTCTTCTTATCTTGCTCGGTGTGACTACGCTTTGGAAAGTGATCAAAGAGCGTGTCCATTATGACGTTCATTCGCATGATGAAACGATCCACGCGCATTTTCATCGTCCTGGACACCGCCATCCGACGGTGAAATTGGAGCGCCGGCAATGGATCACTTTCGGGTTCGGCCTCGTGCATGGCCTTGCGGGAAGCGGTGCCGTCGCTGTGCTCGCCATGCAAGCTTCACCAAGCTTAGAAATGGCGATCTTTTGGCTTTTGATTTTCGGTTTGGGTACAGTCTTTGGGATGTTTGCGATGACATTATGCATCGCTGCGCCGGCTCTTACGATGGTAGCGAAGCGAAACACGATACGTTTTCGAATTCGGGCGGCGGCAGGGGTTATCAGCTTATTGTTCGGTAGTTATATGATCTGGGAGATTTTTCCCGAATTTCTTAAATAA
- a CDS encoding AarF/ABC1/UbiB kinase family protein: MVGKRIRHMSRYRDIAIALIRHGFGIVVEEIGFAQFLSLPHKMFFDAKEKDGKTTGERIRLVLQELGPTFVKLGQIASTRPDLLPEEIIRELEKLQDQVSPFSFEEVRNIVQKELGADLNQIFRQFADVPLAAASIGQVHQAILHSGEKVAVKVQRPNIANVIETDLEILQDLAILAERRLEWAARYQIRDMVDEFSRSLRAELDYTIEARNAEKISNQFKNDPNIYIPKVFWEYSTKKVLTMEYVEGVKFNELERLKQNGYNLKNLADRLTKAIFRQIFIEGFFHGDPHPGNVLVLPGEAIAFIDFGMVGRLNPEMKYHFSSLVIALMRQSTDGVIKSICQMGLVPDDVNLMQLRDDVEQLREKYYHVSLSKISLGEAVNDLFRVAFRHSIRLPRDLTLLGKTLLTVEGMVEKLDPGFRILDIAEPFGRQLLKERWQPKNVAEVVWKRVSDYGEMLIDFPKNMKELTSLIKQGKLHLEIDVPKLDHFLKKLDQISNRLSFSIVLLSFSIIMVGIIIGSSMGRQSTLLWKIPAIEIGFGVATLMFVWLLYSIFKSGRF; this comes from the coding sequence ATGGTTGGGAAAAGGATACGCCATATGAGCCGTTACCGTGATATTGCCATCGCGTTGATTCGTCATGGATTTGGAATCGTGGTCGAAGAAATTGGATTTGCTCAGTTCCTCTCCCTCCCGCACAAGATGTTTTTTGACGCGAAAGAAAAGGATGGAAAAACCACTGGTGAACGAATTAGGCTTGTTCTGCAGGAATTAGGTCCAACCTTCGTGAAATTGGGGCAAATTGCAAGTACGCGCCCCGATTTGCTTCCGGAAGAGATTATCCGCGAATTGGAAAAATTACAAGATCAAGTTTCGCCTTTTTCGTTTGAAGAAGTGCGCAACATTGTTCAAAAGGAATTAGGGGCTGACTTAAATCAAATTTTTCGCCAGTTTGCGGATGTTCCACTTGCCGCCGCTTCGATCGGGCAAGTTCATCAGGCAATCTTGCATTCAGGTGAAAAAGTGGCTGTCAAAGTTCAACGTCCGAACATCGCCAACGTCATTGAGACAGATTTGGAAATTCTTCAGGATTTGGCTATTCTTGCTGAACGCCGGCTTGAATGGGCCGCACGGTATCAAATTCGCGATATGGTTGATGAATTTTCTCGTTCCTTGCGAGCAGAACTTGATTATACGATTGAAGCGCGCAACGCCGAGAAAATCTCCAATCAGTTCAAAAATGACCCGAACATCTATATTCCTAAAGTGTTTTGGGAGTATTCCACCAAAAAGGTATTAACGATGGAATACGTGGAAGGCGTCAAATTCAATGAATTAGAGCGGCTAAAGCAAAACGGTTATAATCTGAAAAATCTGGCGGATCGCTTAACGAAGGCGATTTTCCGGCAAATTTTTATCGAAGGTTTTTTCCATGGAGATCCCCATCCCGGGAATGTGTTGGTGCTGCCTGGAGAGGCGATCGCGTTTATCGATTTCGGAATGGTAGGGCGGCTGAATCCTGAGATGAAATATCATTTTTCTTCATTGGTTATTGCTTTAATGCGCCAAAGTACAGATGGGGTCATTAAGTCGATCTGCCAAATGGGATTGGTGCCGGATGATGTGAATTTAATGCAGTTGCGTGATGATGTGGAACAGTTGAGAGAAAAATATTACCATGTCTCGTTAAGCAAAATCAGTCTTGGCGAGGCTGTCAATGACCTGTTCCGCGTAGCGTTTCGCCACTCCATCCGCCTCCCTAGAGATTTAACGTTGTTAGGAAAAACGTTGCTGACGGTGGAAGGGATGGTGGAAAAACTAGATCCTGGTTTCCGTATCCTCGATATTGCCGAACCGTTCGGGCGGCAGCTATTAAAGGAACGATGGCAGCCTAAAAACGTAGCGGAAGTGGTATGGAAGCGCGTTTCCGATTATGGAGAAATGTTGATTGACTTTCCAAAGAACATGAAAGAATTGACTTCTTTAATCAAACAAGGAAAGCTTCATCTTGAGATCGATGTCCCTAAGCTGGACCATTTTTTAAAAAAATTAGATCAAATCAGCAATCGATTATCGTTTAGCATCGTTTTATTGTCCTTCAGCATTATTATGGTGGGGATTATTATCGGATCTTCCATGGGCAGGCAATCAACATTGTTGTGGAAAATCCCGGCGATCGAGATTGGTTTTGGCGTAGCGACACTGATGTTTGTATGGCTGCTGTATTCGATTTTTAAGTCGGGGAGATTTTAG
- a CDS encoding HypC/HybG/HupF family hydrogenase formation chaperone codes for MCLAIPGQIVEMFDDDHHYAVVDVCGVRRKINIDLLKNERLFLGDWVLIHVGFAMSKISEEQASEQLKLLSMLDESDEAIEEVKGYQFDKERI; via the coding sequence ATGTGTTTGGCTATTCCAGGGCAAATTGTAGAAATGTTTGATGATGATCATCATTATGCTGTGGTGGATGTTTGCGGTGTGCGTCGCAAAATTAACATTGATTTATTGAAAAATGAGCGCCTCTTTCTTGGAGACTGGGTGCTCATTCATGTTGGATTTGCGATGAGTAAAATCAGTGAAGAACAAGCGAGTGAACAACTGAAATTGCTTAGCATGTTAGATGAATCGGACGAAGCGATAGAGGAAGTGAAAGGTTACCAATTTGATAAAGAAAGAATTTGA
- the hypD gene encoding hydrogenase formation protein HypD has product MKYVDEFRDPELIRKISEEIRRLVDPNYHYRFMEVCGGHTFSIFRFGLQNLLPENIELVHGPGCPVCVLPMGRMDDGLSIAQQPNVIFTAFGDVMRVPGKHGTPLELKARGADIRMVYSPLDALKIAMDHPDRQVVLFAIGFETTAPSTALTLMRARELDVSNFSVFSNHVLIIPAIQAILDSPDMRIDGFIGPGHVSSVIGARPYEFIAKKYRKPIVISGFEPLDLLQSILMLVKQMREGRFEVENQYSRVVPYKGNISALDIMKEVFEVRPLFEWRGLGTIPQSALKLRPEFAKWDAEVRFQVEGARVNDPQMAQCGEVLKGVLKPQQCKLFGKECTPEHPVGALMVSSEGACAAYYHYVHLQDAVGK; this is encoded by the coding sequence ATGAAATATGTTGATGAGTTTCGCGACCCGGAATTAATCCGCAAGATATCGGAAGAAATCCGCCGTCTCGTTGATCCAAATTATCATTATCGTTTTATGGAAGTTTGCGGAGGACATACCTTTTCTATTTTTCGATTTGGATTGCAAAATCTGTTGCCGGAAAATATTGAACTTGTTCATGGACCGGGATGCCCTGTTTGTGTTCTCCCAATGGGACGCATGGACGATGGGCTATCTATTGCCCAGCAGCCGAACGTGATTTTTACCGCTTTCGGTGATGTGATGCGCGTTCCCGGGAAACATGGAACGCCTCTCGAACTAAAAGCTAGAGGGGCCGATATCCGTATGGTTTATTCTCCTTTAGATGCTTTAAAAATAGCGATGGATCATCCTGATCGGCAAGTTGTGCTGTTTGCGATTGGTTTTGAAACGACCGCTCCGTCAACGGCATTGACGCTGATGCGCGCTCGTGAACTGGATGTGTCCAATTTTTCCGTATTTTCCAATCACGTCCTGATTATACCGGCGATTCAGGCGATTTTGGATTCTCCGGATATGCGCATTGACGGGTTTATTGGACCTGGTCATGTGTCATCGGTAATCGGCGCCCGTCCTTATGAATTTATCGCGAAAAAATACCGAAAACCTATAGTCATCTCCGGTTTTGAACCGCTGGATTTATTGCAATCGATCCTCATGCTTGTGAAGCAAATGCGCGAAGGGCGGTTTGAAGTGGAAAATCAATATAGTCGTGTCGTTCCATATAAAGGAAATATTTCTGCGCTTGACATCATGAAAGAAGTTTTTGAAGTTCGACCTCTTTTCGAATGGAGGGGACTTGGGACTATTCCGCAGTCTGCGCTAAAATTGCGCCCTGAATTCGCCAAGTGGGATGCGGAAGTTCGTTTCCAAGTCGAGGGAGCTCGCGTGAACGATCCGCAAATGGCGCAGTGTGGCGAAGTATTAAAAGGCGTGTTAAAACCACAGCAATGCAAACTGTTTGGCAAAGAATGCACTCCGGAACATCCTGTAGGAGCTCTCATGGTGTCATCGGAAGGAGCATGCGCTGCCTATTACCATTACGTTCATTTGCAAGATGCAGTGGGGAAATAA
- the hypE gene encoding hydrogenase expression/formation protein HypE, whose translation MKTAKVHFTDSCIELAHGAGGKASRRLIEGLLVPYMMGDKPAELNDAAYIDADGRRLAFTADSFVVNPRVFPGGSIGELAVNGTINDLAMGGARPLALVTTLILEAGLATAELEREVAAIAKAAQRAGVPVVGGDTKVVEHGKADGLFITTAGIGITDPRVSLSAKNVQPGDQVILSGPIGDHGITVLLARGELDLEADLTSDTRPLWPFVSALIEAAAPGLRWLRDPTRGGVATALNELARDAQVAVMLDEEEIPVRPVVRGACEILGLDPLHIANEGQFLAVVSPEYADIALKALRSMPGGEDARRIGEIQAEPKKVVLARSRYGGTRMIDMLIGDPLPRIC comes from the coding sequence ATGAAGACTGCCAAAGTGCATTTTACTGATTCTTGCATTGAATTGGCTCATGGCGCCGGTGGGAAAGCCAGCCGAAGACTGATCGAAGGGCTATTAGTTCCTTATATGATGGGGGACAAGCCGGCAGAATTAAATGACGCTGCGTATATTGACGCAGATGGGCGCCGCTTGGCGTTTACTGCAGATAGCTTTGTTGTCAATCCACGAGTCTTTCCAGGAGGGTCTATCGGCGAACTTGCCGTCAATGGAACGATAAACGATTTGGCGATGGGAGGAGCCAGACCGCTGGCTTTGGTGACTACACTTATTTTAGAAGCGGGGTTGGCAACGGCGGAGCTGGAACGGGAAGTGGCGGCTATAGCTAAGGCGGCTCAACGCGCTGGAGTGCCTGTGGTCGGGGGCGATACGAAAGTAGTGGAGCACGGAAAAGCGGACGGCCTGTTCATCACTACTGCCGGTATCGGCATCACAGATCCGCGTGTTTCTCTTTCGGCCAAAAACGTTCAACCGGGTGATCAAGTCATTCTGTCTGGTCCGATTGGAGACCATGGGATTACCGTTCTCTTGGCTAGAGGAGAATTGGATTTGGAAGCCGATCTTACTTCCGATACTCGTCCGCTCTGGCCGTTTGTATCGGCGCTTATTGAGGCGGCGGCTCCGGGGTTGCGATGGTTGCGCGACCCGACCCGAGGAGGTGTAGCGACGGCATTAAACGAATTGGCGAGGGACGCTCAGGTGGCTGTTATGCTCGATGAAGAGGAGATTCCAGTACGTCCTGTGGTACGCGGTGCCTGTGAAATTTTAGGATTGGATCCCCTTCATATTGCCAATGAAGGACAGTTTCTCGCCGTCGTTTCACCGGAATACGCCGATATCGCATTAAAAGCGCTTAGAAGCATGCCAGGCGGAGAGGATGCGCGGCGTATTGGTGAAATACAAGCAGAACCAAAGAAAGTAGTTTTAGCACGTTCCCGGTATGGAGGAACGCGAATGATTGATATGCTTATCGGCGACCCGCTGCCACGCATCTGTTAG
- a CDS encoding Uxx-star family glutaredoxin-like (seleno)protein yields MLELYGAKGCPYTRELRESLLWDGKEFVEYDVEEDKEALKQLIVLTGGGTVPVLVENGRVIQVGVSGRGCMVALPSANEDESLF; encoded by the coding sequence ATGCTAGAACTTTATGGTGCGAAAGGATGTCCTTATACGAGGGAATTGCGAGAAAGTTTGTTATGGGACGGAAAAGAATTTGTAGAGTATGATGTCGAAGAAGACAAAGAGGCGTTAAAGCAGCTTATCGTTTTGACGGGAGGAGGAACTGTTCCCGTCTTAGTGGAAAATGGGCGAGTCATTCAAGTAGGGGTTTCCGGTCGCGGATGCATGGTTGCTTTGCCGTCCGCAAACGAAGACGAATCTTTATTTTAA
- a CDS encoding NHL repeat-containing protein: MDTIRLNAYPERWLGGPAPGGLTLPPAQPNRIHLYAPRGVYIDDHVVIVADSGNHRVLIWYGWPENDHAPADIVLGQHDFETEGPKLFHLPTGVAVIEGMLFVADAWHHRLLIWETLPKINNQPPDYVLGQADLSGTSPNRGGKVSPTGFYWPYGFAYMNGWFYVADTGNRRVLGWKGLPEDGRVPDLILGQPNGYVNSENRGKGVGMDTYRWPHAIAGDGNTLYVADAGNHRVLGYTPSPEIDRPADLVLGQQDFTQSFELPHVPQGPRRLRFPYGIALCGNLLAVADTANSRILLFTELPRKGAYHPASYVIGQADFEGMGENRWQAVTRDSLCWPYGIWCHQHRLAIADSGNNRVIIWRLEFV; the protein is encoded by the coding sequence ATGGATACGATTAGGCTGAACGCTTATCCCGAGCGGTGGTTGGGGGGACCGGCTCCCGGCGGTCTTACATTGCCTCCAGCCCAGCCAAACCGGATTCATCTTTATGCACCGAGGGGAGTGTATATAGACGATCATGTTGTGATAGTGGCCGACAGCGGCAACCATCGCGTGCTCATTTGGTACGGCTGGCCGGAAAACGATCATGCGCCGGCTGACATCGTTTTAGGTCAGCATGATTTTGAAACAGAGGGACCAAAACTGTTTCATCTCCCAACTGGCGTTGCTGTCATTGAAGGAATGTTATTTGTCGCAGATGCGTGGCACCATCGTCTGCTCATTTGGGAAACATTGCCGAAAATAAATAACCAGCCTCCCGATTATGTCTTGGGACAGGCCGATTTGTCGGGAACATCCCCTAATCGGGGAGGGAAAGTCAGTCCGACCGGATTTTATTGGCCATATGGTTTTGCTTATATGAATGGATGGTTTTACGTAGCGGATACGGGAAATCGTAGAGTTTTAGGATGGAAAGGTTTACCTGAAGATGGACGTGTTCCCGATTTGATTCTTGGACAACCCAATGGTTATGTGAACAGCGAAAATCGGGGAAAAGGCGTAGGAATGGATACATATCGCTGGCCTCACGCCATTGCCGGCGATGGAAATACGTTATATGTTGCGGATGCAGGCAATCACCGCGTCCTCGGTTATACGCCGTCTCCAGAGATAGACCGGCCAGCTGATTTAGTTCTCGGTCAACAAGATTTTACTCAGTCATTTGAACTTCCCCATGTCCCGCAAGGCCCTCGGCGACTCCGGTTTCCTTACGGGATCGCACTATGCGGCAATTTGCTTGCAGTGGCAGATACGGCCAACAGCCGCATCCTTCTTTTTACTGAGTTGCCGCGAAAAGGCGCGTATCATCCTGCTTCGTACGTTATTGGTCAGGCGGATTTCGAAGGAATGGGAGAAAACCGCTGGCAAGCCGTAACAAGGGATTCACTATGCTGGCCGTACGGGATTTGGTGTCATCAACATCGGCTGGCCATCGCTGATTCAGGAAATAACCGTGTCATCATTTGGCGTCTTGAATTCGTGTAA
- a CDS encoding DUF4564 domain-containing protein, whose amino-acid sequence MERLLLFFAVASIGIALRFFVLGELEWKQLLFASCFFAGALLIWGIERWLAWLDARYEEAGDEDVWHTHMAERFWTGKKAFV is encoded by the coding sequence TTGGAACGATTGTTGTTGTTTTTCGCCGTCGCATCGATTGGGATTGCTTTGCGTTTTTTCGTTTTAGGAGAATTGGAGTGGAAGCAGCTGCTCTTTGCCTCTTGTTTTTTCGCCGGCGCCCTGTTGATTTGGGGAATCGAACGATGGCTGGCTTGGCTTGATGCCCGGTACGAAGAAGCGGGGGACGAAGATGTTTGGCATACGCATATGGCGGAACGATTTTGGACGGGAAAAAAAGCGTTTGTTTAA
- a CDS encoding NifU family protein, protein MKVQQEEDFQALAERVDRALDSIKGLPEDARMKAMELKKAIEAFHEHALRKLVRTFRETEEGKELLLKAVEDPSIYAMFLLHGIIKQDLFTRVTAALEEVRPYMRSHGGGVELVKVEGKTVYVRLQGACSGCSLSAVTLKNGVEEAIKARVPEIENVVMVEEEAVSGYLPSHIMGDTGNLEQNGWVQGPSVSELEEGRPARFSYEEHDVLLVRMDGKVMAFRNQCPHMGMPLDGRLVDGSVITCPWHGFRFDLSTGECMTAPHVQLEPFPVRVEDQKIWIRLG, encoded by the coding sequence ATGAAAGTTCAGCAAGAAGAGGACTTTCAAGCTTTGGCCGAACGGGTGGACCGGGCGTTGGACTCGATTAAGGGACTGCCAGAAGATGCTCGGATGAAGGCGATGGAATTAAAAAAAGCCATCGAAGCGTTTCATGAACATGCTCTTAGAAAGCTCGTCCGTACGTTTCGTGAAACGGAGGAGGGAAAAGAATTGCTGCTAAAGGCGGTAGAAGACCCTTCTATTTATGCGATGTTTTTGTTGCACGGAATCATTAAACAAGATTTGTTTACCCGTGTCACTGCTGCGCTTGAAGAAGTGCGTCCTTATATGCGTTCGCATGGCGGTGGCGTAGAACTAGTTAAAGTGGAAGGAAAGACGGTTTATGTCCGCCTCCAAGGAGCCTGTTCCGGTTGTTCGCTATCTGCTGTGACGCTAAAAAACGGGGTTGAGGAAGCGATTAAAGCCCGCGTTCCAGAAATTGAAAATGTCGTCATGGTCGAAGAGGAAGCGGTCTCCGGCTACTTGCCATCGCATATTATGGGTGACACTGGAAATTTAGAACAAAATGGATGGGTGCAAGGACCATCCGTCTCGGAATTGGAAGAAGGGCGCCCTGCTCGCTTTTCGTATGAGGAACATGACGTTTTGCTAGTGCGCATGGATGGAAAAGTAATGGCATTTCGCAATCAGTGTCCTCATATGGGGATGCCTCTTGACGGAAGACTGGTGGATGGATCGGTTATTACTTGTCCATGGCATGGCTTCCGTTTTGATTTATCCACCGGGGAATGCATGACGGCCCCTCACGTGCAACTAGAACCATTTCCAGTGCGGGTGGAGGATCAGAAAATATGGATACGATTAGGCTGA
- a CDS encoding glutathione peroxidase, translated as MSIYNYEVKKPNGETVSLSDYKGKVLLIVNTASRCGFTPQFQDLQKLYEKYHKYGFEILGFPCNQFGGQEPGSSQDAVAFCQRNYGVTFPIFAKIEVNGDNAHPLFQYLKKEAPFKGFDETSANGKILKLMIMEKNPEWLVGDEIKWNFTKFLINREGKVVRRYEPIEEPIDFEQDVATLVNA; from the coding sequence ATGTCCATCTACAATTATGAAGTGAAAAAACCAAATGGAGAAACGGTTTCTTTATCTGATTACAAAGGAAAAGTGCTGCTCATTGTTAATACAGCAAGCCGCTGCGGATTTACACCACAATTTCAAGATTTGCAAAAATTATATGAGAAATATCACAAATATGGATTTGAAATTCTTGGCTTTCCATGCAATCAGTTTGGCGGGCAAGAACCGGGAAGCAGCCAAGATGCCGTTGCTTTCTGCCAACGAAATTACGGGGTAACCTTTCCAATTTTCGCTAAAATTGAAGTAAACGGCGATAACGCTCACCCATTATTTCAATATTTGAAAAAAGAAGCCCCATTCAAAGGGTTTGACGAAACAAGCGCAAACGGAAAAATCCTGAAATTGATGATTATGGAAAAAAACCCGGAATGGCTGGTTGGGGACGAAATCAAATGGAACTTCACCAAATTTCTCATTAACCGTGAAGGCAAAGTGGTTCGCCGATACGAACCAATTGAAGAGCCGATCGACTTTGAACAAGACGTCGCAACGCTTGTCAATGCATAA